GTGAAACCACGTAGGATAATCTGCGTCGTCATCATAATCAacatgcaaaaataaagagaacgttgaaatacagatcatgtatgaaaaagagTTTGCTCGAACAACCTGCAAAAattaagagtttgagttaatacctgattcttcaactacttaataaagtgttgatctttccttctGTCTACGTTACTTTTGGATATACCTgggaatgtttcttcgacttgagacaaataggctgtaaaatcacattttatattaattaatctttgaaaattttataatttgtacttatatgtgtttagaagtttccataatatatgttacctttcaaaataacgcatcaatggatcatcgcaattgagtagaatatagatGTGtccactatgagcgtcttctccactcgaccaccaaacctctttcgATTTCCCACCGattcgtccaatctggctaaagatgtctggaacaccagcaactgcatatgttggcgtgacaccaccatcatcatatcttcttggagctcttttccaggtacgtacttttgacgcaaagtagtacgatatGAAGTGAGAAGTTTGTttcgtcaaacttccagcaattatataACCTTCAACTTTTGCGAGGttttttgcttttcccttcaaatatgtTATGGCTCGCTCATAGTGATACATACATctgtaatgtacaggtccacgaagcaatgcctcatatgggaggtggacaactagatgctcgatgacgtcaaaaaatcctggaggaaatatcttctcgaagttgcacaataagatgggaatgttctcgtGAAGTTGTTccacgacttcttctttaagagtgcgtgtgctcagatccctgaaaaatgctccaatgccttgtatattccaaaaacaattaaacacattattagttatatatacattattgcaaactaaaccattataaaattaatgcgttataatatactacctgcaagtgcttcatgtacgtttgttggaagtagctccgcaaatgcaaagggaagtagtcgttgcataaagacatgacaatcatgactcttcatcccagagaacttttgacccttttcaacacatatagagagatttgaaacatactcatcggggaacttcacttctgatgcctcccagttgaacaacaccgactttttttctgaagacaatctgaatatcggaacggagaattgtccattgctttttatatgtaactcacttcttgagaaaATATCCGTCAACTCCAATcttgattttatgttgtctttggtcttccctgggacattcaatattgtattcatgatgttctcaaagaaattcttctctatatgcatcacatcgaggttgtggcgtagaagaagatccttccaatatggcaactccgaaaatatactcttcttgtgccagttgtgccGAACACCGTaaaaatcaggcatattaccggggacatgccaattaccaccacaaTGAAAtatttcgttagctccgtagtaatcgatttgcgcttcaatttgttctccaggtAGATATGgtgaggagtgtctctcacaacccttttgtgcctaaacaatttcttgtttcttcggtacggatggccaatgggaagaaatcgacggtgacaatcgaaccaacttgtcttcctacctttcttcagttgaaacgcatcggtcgttccattacaatatggacaagctaatctcccatgtgtagtccatccagacaacatcccataggcaggaaagtcacttatggtccacaaaagcatcggtcgcatcgtaaaattcgtcttcgttgagcactcatacgtcctcacccctgttgaccacaaatccttcgactcttttatcagtggttgtaggaaaacatccagagacctttttggatggttcggtggcaggttgtatggcgtaagaaagactggccacaatgaatattgtctccttGACATTCCGAAtagactaaatccatctgtgcataattcgagatacacattccggctattgctagcgaattccggctattgctagcgaattccggatgtactttgttaaaatgtttccaagGTCTTGCATCtaatggatgagtcatctcaccatccgtctgagtatgctcggcatgccatctcatccctCCGACAGTCTGCTcagattggtacaatcttttcaatctgtctgtaattggtaggtaccacatcctttggtacggtaccctattacatCCTCGTCCTTGCTGCTTGAAtagtggcttcttgcagaatcgacattcttctaacttctcatcatctccccagtagatcatccAATCGTCGATGCAAAcgtctatcatctccgaaggcaacccaagactataaaccagtttctgaatctcataataagaatcagcagacacattgttttccagaaaatactctttaaacaagtctgcccattcattcatgcaactttcaggtagattgtgatcagttttaatattcatcattctagcagccaaagacaatttagagagaccttctctacaaccactgtaaagtggctgattcgcagcatctaacatttcataaaacttttttacatccatgttaggttcttcatcttcatcatgagctacgaatgcatcagctaccatatcatgaaccctatcataatgtACCATCTGCTCTTCCTggtggtaactatgttcattatgcaaatgatgatcaaccggttcttactgaaaattgctattactattACTAGCTTCATTTAtctcataattataaccttctccatgttgaaacaagatatagtaatttggcatgaaacctctatttattaaatgcttccaaacattttcacgatttgccaatttcgaattgttgcatttccgacaaggacagaacatcttaccgctttcttgggcgaatctgcttgatgcataaatgtctccagcccttCAAGGTATTATTTcttcactctcccgttagcatctctgtgcatatacatccacctccgcaactcgaaaatattcccggagcctgccatttttttttctttcacgtttttatttttttcttgttggtgtgtttaaaatgatgttcaaacgtcCATATTTATAGGGAATTTTCGAATCTAGTAGTTGAAAGTTTACTTGGAATTTACGACAAAATTTAGTTAGGTAGccgaaaaaaaaacgtgttacaactacaaagttggtggactCGAAATTCTGTCGTTAAGTAAacgtaaaatatttcctcgtaaagtagaCGCTACTTTTACGTCGAATTTACGAGGAAACTATCTTttctcgtaaaaaccacgttatATTACGTcctttttacgaggaaatccttACGTCGTTATTTTACGACGACTTAACGTTGCTTTTTAATTTCCTCGTAAGATACTTGTAAAGTCGACGTAAATTCATGAGGATtaaatttcctcgttatttttCCTCGCTAtagttatgttttcttgtagtgcacaTCGCACCAGTCGACCTCCTCCTATCTTGGCCTGAGAATTTCCCATGTGGTTGATGACCTGAAAGAACGAGAAGGAGTATCACCAGCAACCCATTCATAGACATCATCAATATCAGGGGTCAGAGGCAGAGAGATAGTTGTAATATAAGAGTAAAGATCAACTTCCTGCTCTGATCTTGGATGCGGTAGCGACCAAGATGAACCATGTATTGCATCAGCAACGACTGCTTTTCTCCTGATACGAAGAGCTCTCTGCCCTGAAGCTCCAATATAATTGATAAGCTGACCCAACGGGGACCAAACATCGAACCAAAAACTAGCTGAAAGCCCATTTCCTATCGAGATTTTACAGAACTGAAGAGTAACTGGGCGAATCTTGAACAATCTTTTCCAGGCCCAAGAGTCAGTGGGAGAAGGCTCAATAGTCCATAAGGACTTATCTTGTAAATGTGTGTCCCAGTGCCAATCTGCCCAAAGGGAGGGTGCTTTAGACAGTAAGATCCAAATTAATTTTAGGCATAAAACCTAGTTCCAAGTAGTGAAGCTACGGAGACCAAGACCTCCCTCCTCTTTTGGCACGCAAACCATTGACCATGAGATCTTAGCAATGCCACATTTATCAATGTTTCCAGTCCATAGAAATCTAGAGCATAGAGCCTCAATGTTCTTTATACAACCCTTGGGAAGCATGAATGCGGATGTCCAAAAGTTGACAATACCAAAAATGATTGTTTTCAGCAATTGTAATCTTCCTGCAAAGGAGATCAGCTTAACCGACTAGGACTGAAAACTCTACGTGATTCCATTTATTAGAGGAGCATACTCAGAGAGCTTGAGCTTCCGGCACATCAGAGGGAGACCAAGGTACCTGATAGGGAGTTTACCGGAGACAAACCCATATCTCGCAATGACTGTCGACTCACTATAGTCCAGGCCCGTGGTGAATAATTCAGTTTTAGAGGCGTTGATATGAAGACCTAACCAGGAGGCAAAGTCATAAAGACATTTGGTTATGTCGTGCAAGCTACTGCTGCTACCGTCGAAGAAGACCATAACTTCGTCAGCAAACATCAGGTGAGAAACTTTCAAATTCACAGTACCTAGGTGATACCCTATACTTCCAGCTTCATATCTAGCCTTGAGTAATCTGCACAGGCACTCCATTGCTAGTA
This region of Brassica napus cultivar Da-Ae chromosome C5, Da-Ae, whole genome shotgun sequence genomic DNA includes:
- the LOC106442060 gene encoding uncharacterized protein LOC106442060, producing the protein MLPKGCIKNIEALCSRFLWTGNIDKCGIAKISWSMVCVPKEEGDWHWDTHLQDKSLWTIEPSPTDSWAWKRLFKIRPVTLQFCKISIGNGLSASFWFDVWSPLGQLINYIGASGQRALRIRRKAVVADAIHGSSWSLPHPRSEQEVDLYSYITTISLPLTPDIDDVYEWVAGDTPSRSFRSSTTWEILRPR